ACATCTTGCCCATATTGCCAGCAATCCATGTTATTAAAACCGATGATAACAGGGCATCAAAAGATCTCAGTCAAAAATAAATGGCGACCCTCATCGAGTGCCGAGCAATTGGCAGGGCCCTTGGTTGAAGGACCTGGAACCAGTAAAAAAAGTGCTCGGACTTCAGTGTTGCATAACTGCCGAGGTGTGAATTGTTCTTTATGTGAGCTTTGAACCTCTGCACTTTAAAAGTAAGAGATATTGCCATCCTGTCTTTTGTTGTATTGGATGGCCTCTATCTAAGCTTGATGATATGCCTCTAGGGATAACGTCATTCTTCCTGATATTCCTCAAGATCTAATTTTTTCCATGCATCGCCGATGAAATCTCTTTCAGCCACTTGACCGTAACCAAGATCAAAAATGTTATTCAGACTCGGGTCTTTTAAAATCATTTGTTCCAAGGCAACTAAGCGAATATCATCGGGTTCTTGATCTCCAGTTAAAAACTGCCAATCACCATCGGTATCGTGAACAACACGTAAGATGGGTTGATTGTACTCTAGCCATTGCCGAGTGGTAAAAATACCGAGGTTTTTAGCTTCTCTGAACTTAAAATCAGCATTTCGGTCTAAGAGTGGTTGATCATGAATAAATTCTTCCTCAAACCCATCTTCCCAAGGCAATTTATTATTACGATCTGCCCAAACCAATTGCAAAGCGGAAAAATTGTCGTGTTGATAGTAATTTAAAGCAGCACCAAAATAATCTTCAATATTTTTAACATCTACAGGCAAAAATTGAGCACGAGTTTCTTTAAAAATTTGATCGCCATACTCTTGATTGAGAGTAATTGTTTCTCCATTTTTGATCAGATTGGCGACATCATTGATGATGGTATGCGCTAAGTCCGTTGGTAACCCAAAGCATATGATTTCAGGGTGCTGATAGCTTTCATATAAACCAATACTATAACTAAAAGAGGGTAAATAGTCTGTCGCGCTAATTCCTATAACTTGCAGTCCGTACTTTTCAATATTGAGCTTAATTGTATTAATGAGTGCATCAGGAGTAGGGCAATTATGTGGATGATCAGTATTCATTAGATATCTCTAAAAGTTCATTATTTTTTATTATGCATAAAGGCGTGAAGAAAATAATAACGAAGCTAGGCTTCGCTATTCTTATAATTATCCTTCACTTTCACATAATGATGTGCTGAATAAGGAAGGAACTCCATTTCTTTTTCAGTCAATGCACGAACTTGCTGTACTGGACTACCGACATAGAGATAACCGCTTTTTAGAACTTTACGTGGCGGCACCAGACTACTGGCACCAATCATCACATCATCTTCAATGATGACATCATCTAAAACAACGGTATTAATCCCGATCAAGACACGATTACCAATGGTGCATCCATGTAAAGTTACATGATGTCCAACCGTCACATCTTCACCAATGACCAGTGGAGAACCATTCGGTTTAGATTGATTTTTGTGGCTGACATGTAACATACAGTGATCTTGTACATTACTATTTTTGCCGATCTGAATCGAATTTACATCACCACGAATCACAGCAAAAGGCCAGACCGAAACATTCTCTGCGAGCTGGACATCACCAATTACCACTGACATGTCATCAATGTAGCAGCTTGAATCAACGTCAGGTTTTTGGTCTAAATAAGGACGGATGTTCTTTGGCATAAGGGCTTTCGATCGGAAAATTTAAAGGAATTATAAAATAAAAAAGCATTCATGCCCAAGAGCATGAATGCTTAATCGTACTCTTCTAAAACTTAGAATAAGTTACTGAAGAACATTTTGACATGGTCAATCATGCGGGCAAAGAAGCCAGCTTCTTCAACCGGTTTTAATGCCACAAGTGGTTTTTCTGCAATCACTTTGCCATCAAGACTCGCCACTAATTTACCAACCACTTGACCTTTGGCTAAAGGTGCATTCAGTTTAGGTTGAACTACAAGCTGAGTTTTGATCTTGTCTGCTTGACCTTTAGGCATGGTCACATTGAAGTTTTCAGCTAGGCCAATTTGAACTTCGTCTTGTTTACCGAACCATACTTTTGCTTTAGCAAGAACTTGGTTGGCAGGTTGAACGTTTGCAGTTTCAAAGTTTGCAAAACCCCAAGCCAATAAGGTACGTGTCTGGCTGGCACGTTCATTCATGCTTGGTGTACCAAAGATTACCGAAATCAAACGCATTGGACCGCGTTTACTTGATGTGGTTAAGCAGAAGCCTGCTTCATTGGTATGACCTGTTTTTAATCCATCAACACTTGGATCGGTATAAAGCAGGGCATTACGGTTACCTTGCTTAATCCCGTTGAACGTAAATTCTTTTTCAGAATAGATTGGGTAGTATTTCGAGCTATCTTTAATAATATGCTGAGCAAGAATCGCCATATCTTTTGCAGTTGAGTAATGACCATCAGCAGGCATACCTGTAGAGTTGATGAAATGTGTATTCACCATACCTACACGTTTTGCTTCTTGGTTCATCATGTGGGCAAAAGTACCTTCATTGCCCGCAATGTGCTCAGCCATTGCTTTAGAAGCATCATTACCTGACTGGATAATAATACCACGTAGCATTTCTAAAACTGTTGCCGTGCCATTTAAAGGAACGTACATACATGATTCAGAGCTACTACCACGACACCACGCTGATTCATTCATGCGTACCTGTTCGTTTTCAGTCAATTCACCCTTTAAAAGTTTCTGCTCAATGATGTAGCTTGTCATCATTTTTGTCATTGAAGCAGGTGCAAGTTTTTCATTTTCGTTTTTGGCAGCGAGAATCTGTCCTGTCTCGTAATCCATGAGTACATAGGATTTATTATTTAATTCTGGTGGAGCAGATAGGACAGTTGCTGCATATGAAAAGCTTGGCAAAAGGAGTAATGCAGCAAGAGCGCTTTTTTGAGTCATTCTAGGTGGTTCCAATATCTTGTATGAAGCAGACGAGCCTAGCATTTTAGGACAAAGCAAAGCCGACTTCTACGGGGGAAGTCGGCTTTTTCATACAGTATTGTAACCTGAAGCTTAATTGGTCGGATTATTTCGAATAATAATTACGAACATCATCGCAAATTTGACGATTGTCATTGTCAGAAGCCGCTTTTGCATCTGCACGTGCTTCTTTTAATGCTTCTTGATAGTCTTTGCCTTTGACTCGTTTATTGAGGGTCTCAACGGCATTACCATCGTTGTTTAAATAAGCTTTGACGAGATTGTCATAGGCTTTATTAAATTTTAAATCTTTGCCGATTAAGCTTGGACAAATTTCGGAAAGTACATAGATCGCTGCAAGTTCTTGTTTGGTCACAGTATCAGAAGTTGGGGTGACTTCAATCTTTTCTGCTTCAGCGGCTTTTTTATCTGCTGCAAAGGCTGTAGGAGCTAAAGCGCTCGAAGCGATGAGCAATGATAAACCTAGTGTTTTAAAAACATTTTTCTTCATAAGAAATCAAACTCAAAAACAAGACTTAAAGAATTTGAATAACTTATAGCATAAAAGCATGTTAAAAAATGTATGTTTGCTGTAGGAAGCGTGGAGAAAATGTGGGGATAGATGTACAGAATATAAAACCTAATGATCTGATTGAGGTTTGCTGTGCCTTGTCTTGGCATCTAGGCTTGCCAAAGATTTGCATAAAAAGTAGGCTGTTTGAAGTGGGTTGCTCTTATCGAATTAGGATGAGCGTGGAGGGCAGAGCTAACACTGCAGGATGCGTTCGCAAAGTAAAATGCGAGAGAAAATAAGAAGTCTGTATAGAACAGGAGTAATAAGATGAAGACAAAATTCACAGGCGGTGTTGATATCGCGCTTAAACTTCCACCACATCAATTCGAAGCCACCGTTGCATTTTATCGTGATGTGATTGGCCTTAAACAAATTACAGACAAATTGCCTGATATCGGTTTTGAACTTGGACCTGTTAAATTATGGATCGCTGCGGCACCTGAGATGAGTCAAGCTGAGCTTTGGCTTGAATTATTTACCGATAATTTTCCTGAAGCTGCTGAATATTTGGAAGCCGCAGGCGTGATTCGTTGTGATGCGATTGAACCCTTAGCAGAGGGATTTCGAGGAGGGTGGATTAGCAGTCCAGCCAATATTATTCATATGGTTCGTGAACCGGATGCTTGGTAATGGTTATTCGAGTAACATCAATACTTTTGATTAATTAGAATAGTGATGTGGTTTTAACTCATTCAATTGTTAAAACCACATCAGATTTCTAAAAGTAATTAACCTTCAAAGTTAAGGACTTCATCACAAACTGATTTTTGCTCTGCTTTATCCACTTCTGATGCTGCTTCACGCGCATCTTTTAGTAAGGTTTTAAACTCAGCGTCGTTCTGCAAGCTGTCTAAAGAAGCTGTTTTATCAGAATAATTGCTGAGATATGAGCCCACCATCTTTTTGATATTCTGGTCAAATTTAGCATTCTTGCCAATCAGGTTTGGACACATTTCAATAAGCACTTGGGCATTGGCAATGTCATCTTTAATTAAAGCATCTGCTTCTTTTACTGAAACCGCTTCATCAGCAAAAACAACGGGTGCTGCTAAAAGTGTGAAACTCACCCCGAAAATTCGAATAAAATTAGATAAATGTCTCATGGCTATATAAATTTCTAATACTATGAAGACCTAAATATATATAATTCAAGGAATAATTCAATTGAAAAAACTGTCGAGTAAGCTGAACGCTGTTGACACTTTTATGACGTTGCTGGCAAAGCATCGTCTTGCATTTATGTTCTCAATTATTGTTGGGAATTGAAATCAATTTGCACTATGTTCACCGCTCAGCGACGGTTAGAATTGGCTCAAAGCTCATGATGAAACTTGACAAAAGTTGTGTCATTGCCTAGGTTTCACGCCAGATTTAAATTATGTTGGCCTAAACGTAAGGGATGACTGAAATATCAGTTGTCCTCTAATAGAGAATAGATTTTAGTGAATATCTTAATAGCAAATGATGATGGTGTGTTTGCACCTGGGCTACAAGCTTTAGCGCAAGCATTAAAACCTTTGGGTCGTGTCGTGGTGGTTGCGCCAGAAAGTGAACGCAGTGGTTATTCCAGTGCTTTGACTTTAGATCGTCCTTTACGACCAATACAAATTTCTGAAGATGTTTGGGCAGTCAATGGAACGCCTGCTGACTGTGTTTATTTATCCACGAACGGGCTATTCGATTTTGAATTTGATCTGGTGGTGAGTGGCATCAATAGTGGTGCAAATCTTGGCGATGATGTGCTCTATTCAGGTACGGTGGGTGCAGCTTTTGAAGGGCGTTTAATGAAGCATCCTGCGATTGCCGTCTCATTGGCTGGTTCAAATGTACGTTCTTATGAACATCCACAGCACTATGCCGTTGCTGCACAATGGGTACATGATTTTATTGCTAAGGGCCTTCCTGTATTGCCACCACGTCATATCTTTAATATTAACATTCCAGATATTGAACAGCTTAAGGGTGCACAGGTAACCTATCAGGGGCGTCGTGCTCAATCTAAACCGATTAGTAGCCATGTCGATCCGCGTGGTCGTCAGGTGTACTGGATTGGTTTGGCAGGAGAGGCGATTACCGATCCACAAGCGGTATCGAGTGATATTCAGTCCGATTTCTTTGCGGTTTCGAACGGTTATGTCAGCATTACACCGATTCAGATGGATGCAACCAACTATGCGGTGCTTGAAAATTTACATGCTCATGTAAATGGTTAGGCGTATGAATGTTATAACTTTGTGAATATAGAATGTGAGAGCTCGTTTTTTCTCACTTTTTTGGTACTCTTAGGCGCAAATGTAATAATGAATTAAGGTTTTTTTCGATGAGGGCGAAGATGCACTTAAACCATGTCTCGGTTTTTCTATCACAGAAGATGATTAAAACAATCGTTTTGTCTATGGCGGTTGCGACAGTGGCAGTTATGACAGGTTGTGCATCTAAACCGCAAGTAAATGGTGGGGCTCGCCATGTGCAAGCACCAAACTATTACACCGTTCGTTCGGGTGATACTTTAAGTGCAATTTCAAACCGTTATGGCTTGAACTATCTAGATGTTGCTGCATTGAATGGTATTGCGCCGCCGTATCGAATTTATGTCAATCAGTCTTTGCGTCTCAAAGGCTCTGTGGCACAGCGTACAACTTCTACGCAAGCCATGACACAGACCACACCAATTCAACGTCAAAGCATTAACTTACCAACTCAGCAGCCTGTTGCTCCAAAAACACAGCCTGTGGTACCGAGACCTGTTGCTCCAGTTGTACCCGTGAATCCATCTACGACCTTGGCATCAAGTTTACGTTGGGTGAAGCCGTCGAATGGGCCAATTATTCAAAGCTATAATATGGCGAGTAATGTAAAAGGTACGCGTTACGGTGGTAATGAGGGTGATCCAATTTTTGCCGCAGCGAATGGTCAAGTGGTCTATGCAGCAGATGGCTTAAAAGAGTACGGCAACCTAGTTTTGGTTAAACATATTGATGGCTATATCACCGCTTATGCGCATAACAGCAAAATGCTAGTGAAGAGTGGCGATACGGTAACGGCTGGACAAAAAATTGCAGAGATGGGTTCTTCTGGTGCTTCGCGCGTCATGATGGAGTTCCAAGTCCGTTTAGATGGAAAACCTGTGAATCCTGTCACAGTTTTACCAAATTAACCTTAAGATTATTAACAATATTTCAATTATTTATTAATAATCCTCTAGTGCGTAAATAGACTTCCTTGTATACTGAAATGAGATTGCTTTCATTAGAACAATAAGCATATTAATAAATTAAGGTAAGAGGGAAGTCTATGCTAGATCAATTGCGTGCAATGGGGGTGTTCGCCTGTGTTGTGGAAAGAAGCTCGTTTAGCGGTGCGGCTAGAGAGTTGGGAATTACAACCAGCGCAGTCAGTCAACAAATCCGTTCTTTAGAACAAGAAATGGATGTCACCTTACTCCATCGCTCAACACGAAAACTCAGTCTCACCGAAGCAGGACAAGCATTCTTTTTAAGTTGCCAAGAAATGTTGGCGGCTGCTGAACGTGGCAAGATTCGAATTAATGAATTAAGAGATGATCTGGTTGGGGATTTACGTATTGCCACTACACCAGAATTGGGTGCATTGCATGTCATTCCTGCACTTTCCCATTGGATGTCAGCGCATAAAGGCTTGGCTATTCATTTTGAAGCGGATCACCGTTATATTGATCTGATCGAAGAGCGAATTGATATTGCGATTCGTATGAGTCTCAAAGTTGATGATCATCAACTTTCTGCTGTGCCTTTGGCACGAGTAGATCAGGTATTGGTTGCTTCACCCAGTTATCTCAATCAAGCTCAGCCGATCACGCGCCCAGAAGACTTACGTCACCATGAATTACTGCCAATCACGTTAATGCAAGGCTATCAACATTTTGCATTCCGTCATGGTACCAGTGGTGAAGTTGTCAATGTGGATATGAAATCCCGTTTAGGCACCAATAATGTCTTTGTCGCAAAATCACTATGCCAACAAGGACATGGTGTCGCACGTATTCTGTATATGGATATTCAAAAAGAATTGGTAAACGGCTCTTTGGTTGAAGTTTTACCTGATTGGCAATTACCAGCCTATACCTTGCATGCTTTAACCTCTAAACGTGAGCAGTATCCAATGAAAGTGCATCGCTGTATTGATGCGCTGAAGCAATACTTTGCTCAACTTCCTGGTGGACGCTCCTTGCAGGGCGTAGCCTAATAAAAAAAGCCATGCTCCGAAAGGAACATGGCTTTTTCTTTAACTTTATTTTCGTTTCTTTTTGCTGAGGGATTTTAAGCTCTTTGCTTCAACCGCAGTCTCTTCGGAGGTTTTTGCTGCAAGCTCATCTTTCTTGGTCTTTTTACGCTTTTTCTTTTTCTTTGGCTCATCATCTTCAACAGCTTCGCCGTCTTCAATCGCTTGCCAATACTCAAGTTGCTCCATTACTGCTGCATAAATTGAGTTCTTGCTATAACGGCCTTTTTTGTCAAGTGTTCCGACTGGACGTGCCATTAAGATTTCTAAGGCTTGATCAATGGTATCAATCGCATGAACATGGAATTGACCTGCTTGCACGGCGTCACTCACATCTTGGCGTAACATCAAGTGCTGCATGTTTTGACGCGGAATGATGACCCCTTGTTTGCCAGTTAAGCCTTGTAATTTACATGCATCGTAGAAGCCTTCAATTTTGGCATTGACGCCGCCAATCGGCTGCACCTGACCCAACTGGTTCATCGAGCCAGTGATTGCCCAAGACTGATCAATTGGGATTTGGCAGATCGCAGAGATTAACGCTGAAAGTTCTGCAACCGTAGCGCTGTCACCATCGACTTGTCCATAACTTTGTTCAAAGGCCAAAGCAGCAGAGAAGTGTAGTATTTGCTCACGACCAAAATGGGCTTTCAAGAAGCTTGACATCAGCAAGACGCCTTTGGCGTGCAGGGAGCCACCAAGTTCAACACTGCGCTCGATATCCAAAATGTCGCCGCCGCCTTGATACACAGATGCAGTCAGACGAGAAGGCAGACCAAACTCAACATCGGCATAGTGAATGACAGAGAGGGCATTGATTTGACCAAGTCGGTGTCCTGAGGTCTCAATCAGTTGAGTACCACGTGATAGATCCTGCCAATACAACTCACGTAAATAGCCTAAGCGATATTGACGATGATGTAAGGCTTGGTTGACATGTTGATCAGTCACAATCTTGTCATCGGCTTTAAATGCATGATGATGCGCTTCACGAATGAGATCACCGAGGGTGGACGCATGCAGCGATAATGAACTCTGGTCTTCAGCCTGACGACTTGAATCAGTCAACAAAGCTGCAAGCGCAGAGCGATCAAAAGGCAGGAGTTTGTCTGCTTGCACATAATCGGCAATCAGCTGCATATAGGCCTGCTCATTACTGTCATTACGTTGTAATGTATCGGTAAAGTCGGCACGGATTTTAAAGACGCTGCCCAGTTCAGGTTCGACTTCCAAAATTTCATAATAAATTTCAGGTTCTGCCAATAAAACCACTTTAATATCAAGTGGAACAGAAGCTGGCTCTATAGAAATGCTTCCAGTTAAGGTTAGCATGTGTTCCAGTGATGAAAGCTTGAGCTGCCCAGATTTTAAAGCACGTTTTAGACCTTGCCATGCATAAGGCTGTTCCAGTAACTGTTCTGCTTCCAGCATGAGAAAGCCACCATTGGCTTGATGTAAAGAGCCTGGGCGAATTAATGTGAAATCAGTGGTAATGGTGCCGTTATGTGTCAATTGCTCAACATGACCCAATAGGTTGTAATGGGTTGGAAAGTCTTCGAAAATAACGGGAGCGCCGCTATTCGGTTTATTGGCAACAATGACATTGGCCTGATAGCGTGAAGGTACACGGTTAAATAAAGCAGGAGTGAAGTCATCTTCTTCTTGCTCTAAAATCAGCTCAACATTATCAATAATGTCTTCAGCATAGTGTTTTAGGAACAAATCTAAGCCTTTCACCTCTTTGTTTTTGTTTAATAGTGACTCAACACGTGGCATGACCACTTGAGTGGCAATATCACGATTCAAACTTGATACTTGGTCGCGGGCATCATCTTCCAAATCGCCTAGATGCAGGCCCAAGCGTTCGAGTTTTTTCTCCATATAGCGAATATTAGAATTAATTTCTGTACGCTCTTTGGTTGGTAATGCATTCAGATCATTTG
This genomic stretch from Acinetobacter sp. C32I harbors:
- the dacC gene encoding D-alanyl-D-alanine carboxypeptidase PBP5/6; amino-acid sequence: MTQKSALAALLLLPSFSYAATVLSAPPELNNKSYVLMDYETGQILAAKNENEKLAPASMTKMMTSYIIEQKLLKGELTENEQVRMNESAWCRGSSSESCMYVPLNGTATVLEMLRGIIIQSGNDASKAMAEHIAGNEGTFAHMMNQEAKRVGMVNTHFINSTGMPADGHYSTAKDMAILAQHIIKDSSKYYPIYSEKEFTFNGIKQGNRNALLYTDPSVDGLKTGHTNEAGFCLTTSSKRGPMRLISVIFGTPSMNERASQTRTLLAWGFANFETANVQPANQVLAKAKVWFGKQDEVQIGLAENFNVTMPKGQADKIKTQLVVQPKLNAPLAKGQVVGKLVASLDGKVIAEKPLVALKPVEEAGFFARMIDHVKMFFSNLF
- a CDS encoding DUF4262 domain-containing protein, with protein sequence MNTDHPHNCPTPDALINTIKLNIEKYGLQVIGISATDYLPSFSYSIGLYESYQHPEIICFGLPTDLAHTIINDVANLIKNGETITLNQEYGDQIFKETRAQFLPVDVKNIEDYFGAALNYYQHDNFSALQLVWADRNNKLPWEDGFEEEFIHDQPLLDRNADFKFREAKNLGIFTTRQWLEYNQPILRVVHDTDGDWQFLTGDQEPDDIRLVALEQMILKDPSLNNIFDLGYGQVAERDFIGDAWKKLDLEEYQEE
- a CDS encoding FmdB family zinc ribbon protein — translated: MPLYDFRCECCEGIFEQNVPMASIARDNTSCPYCQQSMLLKPMITGHQKISVKNKWRPSSSAEQLAGPLVEGPGTSKKSARTSVLHNCRGVNCSLCEL
- a CDS encoding ATP-binding protein gives rise to the protein MTQKLDQMTATTLSLTPTNTITANINSLPSAFEQTDIQATLIKTALRADQLTHIPDLAEIPSSTKRIKPLNNFLGQDRARASVEAGISLPYSGYNIFAVGTAGLGKRTMIKRLLQQHAKTMPTPNDWVYVNNFKNPRQPIALRFPAGQGSKFQNALQQAWQIILKQLERRFSAESYHNRIERIRQDTGDVQQQALVELTKEGEGLDLKLVSRNDKHVFIPMQLRDDEYHELSPNDLNALPTKERTEINSNIRYMEKKLERLGLHLGDLEDDARDQVSSLNRDIATQVVMPRVESLLNKNKEVKGLDLFLKHYAEDIIDNVELILEQEEDDFTPALFNRVPSRYQANVIVANKPNSGAPVIFEDFPTHYNLLGHVEQLTHNGTITTDFTLIRPGSLHQANGGFLMLEAEQLLEQPYAWQGLKRALKSGQLKLSSLEHMLTLTGSISIEPASVPLDIKVVLLAEPEIYYEILEVEPELGSVFKIRADFTDTLQRNDSNEQAYMQLIADYVQADKLLPFDRSALAALLTDSSRQAEDQSSLSLHASTLGDLIREAHHHAFKADDKIVTDQHVNQALHHRQYRLGYLRELYWQDLSRGTQLIETSGHRLGQINALSVIHYADVEFGLPSRLTASVYQGGGDILDIERSVELGGSLHAKGVLLMSSFLKAHFGREQILHFSAALAFEQSYGQVDGDSATVAELSALISAICQIPIDQSWAITGSMNQLGQVQPIGGVNAKIEGFYDACKLQGLTGKQGVIIPRQNMQHLMLRQDVSDAVQAGQFHVHAIDTIDQALEILMARPVGTLDKKGRYSKNSIYAAVMEQLEYWQAIEDGEAVEDDEPKKKKKRKKTKKDELAAKTSEETAVEAKSLKSLSKKKRK
- a CDS encoding LysR family transcriptional regulator — translated: MLDQLRAMGVFACVVERSSFSGAARELGITTSAVSQQIRSLEQEMDVTLLHRSTRKLSLTEAGQAFFLSCQEMLAAAERGKIRINELRDDLVGDLRIATTPELGALHVIPALSHWMSAHKGLAIHFEADHRYIDLIEERIDIAIRMSLKVDDHQLSAVPLARVDQVLVASPSYLNQAQPITRPEDLRHHELLPITLMQGYQHFAFRHGTSGEVVNVDMKSRLGTNNVFVAKSLCQQGHGVARILYMDIQKELVNGSLVEVLPDWQLPAYTLHALTSKREQYPMKVHRCIDALKQYFAQLPGGRSLQGVA
- the surE gene encoding 5'/3'-nucleotidase SurE: MNILIANDDGVFAPGLQALAQALKPLGRVVVVAPESERSGYSSALTLDRPLRPIQISEDVWAVNGTPADCVYLSTNGLFDFEFDLVVSGINSGANLGDDVLYSGTVGAAFEGRLMKHPAIAVSLAGSNVRSYEHPQHYAVAAQWVHDFIAKGLPVLPPRHIFNINIPDIEQLKGAQVTYQGRRAQSKPISSHVDPRGRQVYWIGLAGEAITDPQAVSSDIQSDFFAVSNGYVSITPIQMDATNYAVLENLHAHVNG
- a CDS encoding gamma carbonic anhydrase family protein, producing the protein MPKNIRPYLDQKPDVDSSCYIDDMSVVIGDVQLAENVSVWPFAVIRGDVNSIQIGKNSNVQDHCMLHVSHKNQSKPNGSPLVIGEDVTVGHHVTLHGCTIGNRVLIGINTVVLDDVIIEDDVMIGASSLVPPRKVLKSGYLYVGSPVQQVRALTEKEMEFLPYSAHHYVKVKDNYKNSEA
- a CDS encoding peptidoglycan DD-metalloendopeptidase family protein, encoding MHLNHVSVFLSQKMIKTIVLSMAVATVAVMTGCASKPQVNGGARHVQAPNYYTVRSGDTLSAISNRYGLNYLDVAALNGIAPPYRIYVNQSLRLKGSVAQRTTSTQAMTQTTPIQRQSINLPTQQPVAPKTQPVVPRPVAPVVPVNPSTTLASSLRWVKPSNGPIIQSYNMASNVKGTRYGGNEGDPIFAAANGQVVYAADGLKEYGNLVLVKHIDGYITAYAHNSKMLVKSGDTVTAGQKIAEMGSSGASRVMMEFQVRLDGKPVNPVTVLPN